Genomic window (Ananas comosus cultivar F153 linkage group 1, ASM154086v1, whole genome shotgun sequence):
GAAACACCCTCAACTATATGTCATTATGAAACAGCTCCCTCAACTAGTTGATATcctattaactttttatttttttaaaaaaacctaatttcagtgtataaaaaaaaaagaattttttagttttttttgatgattaacaaaactctctttttatttcaatcGACAAAACaattatgtgatttatttttaaaaaataggaaaaaaataaaatctataaactATTACTAATTAGGAACGTGAATTGATATAGATATGGAATTTTATCTCAACTCGATTTAAAATGGGTTAAGTTTAATCAATGCTGAATAGGGATAATTTTAGTTATAggtaccaaaaaataaaatcccgTCGTATGTAAATTCAGTTATAGTTTTGGTCTATATTTAAACCGAATCtgaaccaaaacccaaaaccaaaaacaaaaccaaaattagataaaaacatactatatttaaaatacaatttttatatattttttattaattaatatatattaataatttaatttactatttatatattaaatactcaaatttagatttacaaaaattattttgaaatacctattagtatttctactattaaaaagagataaagggtaaaaatggtattttaaaaatttaactccgATTCAAATGGGCTTTAACGGATCTTAACTAGaggagggtatttatgataatttttcacattttggagGGCATTTgtgaatattattattttggaagGTTGATGAAATAATATTTCCTCAAAGGGCATCTATGAATATCCCATTTTTAAAtactacataatatatatattagttatatactataagtaaaattttgattttgatgtgCTATTTTATAGCGTTCTGAAACAATCACCATTTTGGCACTGCATTTGGTTTGAACTCATGAAAGCTTATAATAAACAGGCTTAAATCCTCTACATATTCcttaagaagaaaaataaaaaatatatatcctaATTTTCAGGGTTAAATATATATGAGAATTttctcaaaatagaaaaaaaagcttttgcttatttattctccatattattcaaaattttaaaatatactctttatatccaaaatatcatttaaaattgaaagaaaaaatttttcagaaattttcaaaaatttcaaagaaaaattttgatcaGCAAGGGTATATTAGtatttcgaaagtatagagggCAAGCAGGTAttagggcaattgcttatatacccttaAGGTTCGTTGTTTGCATTAtgaagattactaggaataaaagatattcggaatcttattcctattcatacCTATTACTAATAATGTGAAATTTctatgtttggttcgcacgtaaatattaattagccatgttatttaatattgcaaaaaatataacaattaattaatattaattaattaattaattagataatgttaccaaaagtttcaacatctttttagaaaaaggaagagagagtaaAGTTAGAGAGagacataattaaaaaatagaagaaaaatatagtcgaaattagagggggTGAAGATTGaaatttagaaagagagagagagagagaaagcttagtttagagagagaaaaaaaaagttgaattttagagagaaaaataagtttagagagagatataaggttagagtgtaaagaaaaataatatcaattagctgacgggtaggaagaaagaaaaagattagacatattatgattaccccaatccattaatatgaggatacccaccctccctcaagggaatgagattagtactttggggtgaatcttattcccaagtgaatccaatattaccaactagattacttagtgcgtttagccaaacaccgtcatatttttttattcccattggattactagtaatctttaaaagatagcgcaaaccaaacgcaccctaaaaagttttcgactttctgatttactcctcttagaaggctaatattgaaattaccctttttacgttccaacctatttcaaatatatccctagagttaaaatctgtaaATAAACtctgttatttttataaaattactattttgccctttcaaatatactcttctatcagcaccgattttttttttatttgtccttaagttaggggcacaaaaagtatttgactttttggtcttttcaaatatactcttctaccatcactaaaatttcttatttgcccttaagttaaggacaaaaatggcattttaattttttttaactatggtagatatttaactcacgtttaatccaagttaatttaacgggtgataactgtaaggatattttagaataacggaggaacatacgagggtatattagaaagaaaaaaaatagggagAAATAAGATATTTccgaagttttgaggggtatataggtaattatccctaGGCATTataccaaaaaattattggTGTATAAATTATGCTCGTACACCGGTCGCAGCCAATAATATCTCCTCCGTATGGTCCCCTCACCTGCGTGCTTCGTCTTACTCCTtcgcctccttcctcctctctcttcctcttcctcttcctcttctcaaacaaatttaataattgaataataataatatatcattaaattgttaattttattttattatttttgtcattttccttttcattttagCTCAATCTAAACTCTCTACTACTCTACTCGTAGATGCGTTGCTCAATGGCTTATAAACATCTCAggcgaaaataaaaattatttaataagaaGAAAAGGTAGGAGACGATGCCGAAGAGCGAGGACGACTCGATCCCGAGcacgaaccctaaccctaaccctatcaATGGGGagaggccgccgccgccgccgcagctgaAGAGGTCGAGCAccgtctccggcggcggcggaggccccTCTTACGCCGCCGCGCCCGCTGTTAATGGCGGGGTCCTCGACCGCGACTGGTGCTACCCCTCCTTCCTCGGGCCCTACCCCTCGCGGCCGCGGTCGCGGCACGCGTCCCCGCGGAGCCGCCTGGAGATGCCGCCGCTGCCCGATCGCCGGAACCCTAAGCTGCCGGAGCGGCCCCCGCCGGAGAAGGAGGGGACGAAGGAGGACTCGGTGAAGCGGCCCCTGGTGTTGGATGAGAGGAGGCAGGTCTCGATCCCTTCGACTTCAACTTCTCCGTCGCGGCCGTTTCTAGGGTTCCACcattctttgtttcttttactTGTAAGTTGCTCCCTCTCACTAGCTACTCCCAGTTCTTCGTCTAAAGGTCCAATTCGTTAGCTCCTAAAGCTCTAATCCCTCCACTGATGTTGTTGCAGCTGCTTCTAGTTTCTGTATCATGTGCTTCTTTAGCGATTTTGCAGCGTAAGCGAATTTTAGAGCTTCAGGTATCGCTCTTCGATGCTGCGATCTTAACATTTTTCTACTGCTGTGTGCATTAAGAAAACATTCCTAATTGTTTGTTTCTTATTCCAGGAAGAGGTAAATAGAATCCAAAGTTTCTGTGTTGAAAACAATAATGATCTCCAAGAGGGCACCACCGAGATTTTGCGGTCTGAGAATGTGGATTCCCATTCTTACCCTAGTAGCATTGAGAATAGAAGTGTTGCTTTGTACACTGTGGTTCTCTCACTCATGACACCATTCGTTCTTTTCAAATGCCTCGATCAATTCCCTCAGATAAAAGCACTCTCAAGGACTTCAAATAATAACGAGGAAGAAGTCCCTTTGAAGAAGAGGATTGCTTACAGGGTCGATGTCATCTTTTCCGTGTACCCTTACGCTAAGCTTCTAGCTCTTCTTTTGGCCACGATACTACTGATTGGATTTGGTGGTCTGGCATTGTATGCTGTTAGCGATGGTAGCTTTTTGGAAGCACTTTGGCTTTCATGGACGTTTGTAGCGGATTCTGGAAACCATGCTGACCAGGCTGGTTTGGGCCCTCGAATTGTTTCTGTGTCGATTAGTTCGGGAGGCATGTTGATTTTTGCTATGATGCTTGGTCTTGTATCTGATGCGATCTCTGAGAAAGTGGATTCTTGGCGCAAGGGAAAGAGTGAGGTGATCGAGAGCAATCACATACTGATCCTTGGATGGAGTGAGAAATTGGTAGGTTCTGGAGGAGTCCTGTTTACATCTTGCGTAAAATAGGAAGCtactttatttgatactttGGTTTGTTCAAAACaacatacaagtatacaacaACTTTGCTGTATAAAATGATACTAGTAACCCTTGTGACAGAAGAAGTTGCTTTTCTGTGGTGTTCTATTTTGCAATATTTGATTGACCGTCGATAGGAGAATTGTATATCACCTCATGGGAGGTTTCTGTTTTTCTGATAACTCTTCTACGCTGCGTATACCCAATTCCTTCATGGGAGTCTTGAGTTCCCAATGATCATATATACTATCTCGAGCAAGAAACATTGTTAAAGTTCATTTGAGGCACTTTAACATTTGGTCACTGACAACCATTAGCACGtataaaaaatcaaacattCACTTCTTTATTACTAAAGCATTTAGAGTTTCTTTTCCAGAATTAGAgctataatatttttgtaaCTGGTTTGAAATCATACTGAATCATACTTGAACATGCAGATTTATGTAATTATGAAAAAAAGTAAGTTTGATGTTCTCCATATTGATCACAATAGTGAACAGAAAACCTATGCTATCACATTCTAAGATATTCACATGGTCATTAGGAGCTTGTTTGGCATGCGTTCATGTTCTTTGTCCAAGCTGAGTATGCGTCTTACTGCTCTTGTTATTTAATAATAGGGCTCCCTTCTTAAGCAACTAGCAATTGCAAATAAGAGTATTGGCGGCGGTGTAGTTGTAGTTCTGGCAGAAAGAGACAAGGAGGAAATGGAGTTAGACATAGCGAAGCTGGAATTTGACTTTATGGGAACATCTGTAATATGTAGAAGTGGAAGTCCCCTCATATTGGCTGACTTGAAAAAGGTATATATAACTAATTTAAGACCCCTTCTATTTTTCTTGGTTGATGATGTAGtcttttgttaaatttatcCTCAACTAGCACTCAAGACTAACCTATTAACTCCTTTATATATTCACAGGTTTCGGTTTCTAAGGCACGTGCTATCATTGTTTTAGCAGCCGATGAAAATGCTGATCAAGTAAGTATTTTTACCTATTCTAATGGAAAAATCATCTTGAGTTTCTTGCTGATTCTGATTACAGACTCGGTTTGTAGAGCGATGCACGTGCTTTAAGAGTGGTACTAAGTTTGACTGGTGTAAAAGAAGGTTTAAGGGGCCATGTTGTTGTAGAGTTGAGTGATCTTGACAATGAGCCTTTAGTGAAACTGGTTGGAGGGGAACTTATTGAAACTGTGGTTGCTCACGATGTGATTGGGCGTCTGATGATACAATGTGCTCTCCAACCTGGCCTAGCACAGGTAAAATTTCAATTCGAAGTTTGCTATGAATTTGAATCTTGTTTTGAATAATCATATCTCGGTTTCTACACGTGTACAAAAATGTAATTTCTTTCTCCGAAgttaattaatgcataatattTCACACGATTTTCTATCATGTCTGTAGGTGATTCTTTCTTTGATGaaatattttatgaaataattGGCCTTTCCGGTTTCCAAAAATCTTCAAGGTTTTCTGTTAGAACAACCTTTTGCAGAAgcaatcttcttctttttctttttttttttttgttactttttATTCAATCTGGACTTTAatctttttgatatttttttcctACTTCACAATTTAGTATCTTCTTCTTTTGTCATTTAATTCAAAGAGCCTGGTCAATCTGCAGATATGGGAAGATATCTTGGGATTTGAAAATGcagaattttatatcaaaagaTGGCCTCAATTGGATGGTATGCCATTCGAGGATGTACTAATTTCATTCCCTGATGCTGTACCTTGTGGAGTAAAGGTTGCTTCAAAAGGGGGAAAAATCATGATCAATCCCGATGACAAATATGTTCTAAAAGAAGGCGATGAGATCCTTGTTATTGCTGAAGATGACGATACTTATGCCCCAGGTCCTCTACCAGAGGTGAATATCCTAGTTTCTCCTGCAGGCACATTTACTTTCCCTTCCTCTTAAACATGTTGCAGTTATTGAGATTTGATATTGTAACTTTGGATTTGTTTAGTTGGATTATATAGTCAATATGCAAGAACCAGAATACGTAactgagataaaaaaaatatttcagtcATTGGAAAAATTTATGTCTAAAAATATTTCACCCATTGAGCAAGTTATGTCTAAAAATATTTCACTCATTGCGACAAAttagtgtcttttttttttgtatgatttATGTTGTTACTTAGTTCATAAAAAGAGGCTCATATGACATgcttaaaactttaatttggaTGTTTAGAAGCTGATTCTTTCTTTATCTAATGTAGGAAATCCGAATTGAGTATATTGACTTTGCTTCTGTATTGGCAATTGAACACATTGACATTATATAATGATCGAACTATTCTTGATACATGGCTTATGTGTACAACTTGTCCCCTTTCTTTTgtccttaatttttttcctcccttcttccaGGTACGTAAGGGTTTTCTACCTAATATCCCAAGCCCTTGTAAATATCCAGAAAGGATATTATTCTGTGGTTGGCGGCGGGACATTGACGATATGATAATGGTACGTTGGTGTTAAAATAGCCCAAACTGTCTTGTTCTTTGTGCCATTTTAGATACTTTTGAGACTGTCGCAGCTTCTCTTTTACTTACCTCTTCAAACTGTGTAAGTCTCCACCACTGTTACGTAATCAAGATTCCCTTTTTCTTTCCCCCTATTTTTAGGTGTTAGAAGCTTTTCTTGCTCCAGGTTCTGAGTTATGGATGTTTAACGAGGTTCCTGAAAAGGAAAGGGAGAAGAAGTTGATGGATGGCGGATTGGATCTATTAGGATTAACAAACATTAGGCTTGTTCACAAGGAAGGAAATGCCGTCATCCGGCGTCATTTAGAGAACCTGCCTTTGGAGACATTTGATTCTGTGAGTATTCTCACGTTCTTAAATATATTTCAGTTGTTGCCTTGGGCAATGTTACTAGTATGATGATATCCTTAGTCACTTATGTTTTCCTGAATGTGTGGGTGCCGAGTAACAAAAGCGATGAAGTTTGACACTTTTAGGAATTGAAATGGTACCTTTTCTGTTCTCATCAGCCATTACCATCTTCTGTGCTCTGCTATGATTCTAGCTTCGCTACTGAGGCCTAACTAAAGGCCATATCATCTCTAGAGGTCCTCTTGATGATTTCCCTAGTAGTTCACATTAAAATGTGCATAAGCTTAATGCTCTCAGATGCTAAGAATCATTATTAATTGCTCAGAGCGAGGTTCATTTTTTGGAGTCATATTTACTTGATTAATAAGCATATTGGGTCGCATGTTTTTTGGATTAAAAGTTTCATAGTTCTGACGCAAAAGTTTATTTCCAAAGTTGCCACTTCCTTCCATCAAATTTTCAATGCTAACTTTGAACCAACAGATTTTAATACTTGCAGATGAATCTGCGGAGGACTCCATTGTGCATTCAGATTCGCGGTCTCTGGCTACCCTTCTACTTATCCGTGATATTCAGGTGCATAGTCTGCGCAACTCTGTTCTTATTTCAACTACCCAATCTTAAAAATGATGctattttggtaaaaatgtatggaacttACCTGAACTTTCACCTGTTTTGATCCGACTAC
Coding sequences:
- the LOC109715850 gene encoding probable ion channel POLLUX gives rise to the protein MPPLPDRRNPKLPERPPPEKEGTKEDSVKRPLVLDERRQVSIPSTSTSPSRPFLGFHHSLFLLLLLLVSVSCASLAILQRKRILELQEEVNRIQSFCVENNNDLQEGTTEILRSENVDSHSYPSSIENRSVALYTVVLSLMTPFVLFKCLDQFPQIKALSRTSNNNEEEVPLKKRIAYRVDVIFSVYPYAKLLALLLATILLIGFGGLALYAVSDGSFLEALWLSWTFVADSGNHADQAGLGPRIVSVSISSGGMLIFAMMLGLVSDAISEKVDSWRKGKSEVIESNHILILGWSEKLGSLLKQLAIANKSIGGGVVVVLAERDKEEMELDIAKLEFDFMGTSVICRSGSPLILADLKKVSVSKARAIIVLAADENADQSDARALRVVLSLTGVKEGLRGHVVVELSDLDNEPLVKLVGGELIETVVAHDVIGRLMIQCALQPGLAQIWEDILGFENAEFYIKRWPQLDGMPFEDVLISFPDAVPCGVKVASKGGKIMINPDDKYVLKEGDEILVIAEDDDTYAPGPLPEVRKGFLPNIPSPCKYPERILFCGWRRDIDDMIMVLEAFLAPGSELWMFNEVPEKEREKKLMDGGLDLLGLTNIRLVHKEGNAVIRRHLENLPLETFDSMNLRRTPLCIQIRGLWLPFYLSVIFSPSVFRQRK